From the Lactobacillus sp. PV034 genome, the window AAGGTGAGCGTGAAGCGGAATTAGGTAGGCTACTAGCACAAAAATCCCAATCGCAGCTACGACAAAGAACGGTATATAGCCAAATTGATCAATCATTAAACCACCAAATAAAGGTCCGACTGCTCGTCCAATTGATTGTGAAGATAAGGTAAGGCCTTGATATTTTCCTTTAGAAGAAATTGGTGATAACTCATTAACGTAGGCTGGCATCGCTGGCATAGCAGTTGCTTCTCCCAATGTTAAAGTAATCATTGAAAAGACAAAGTGAGGATAATCTTTAGCAAAAATCAAAGTAATAAATGAAATTGCAAACATCACGATGCCAAACACAACCTGATGGAAAAGAGTTTTAAATAAATTAGGATACTTGGCTAAGATTGCCTGAACAACCACAATTGTTCCCGCATTAATTGTCCACAATAAACTATAAAGATGAAATGGAATGCCTAAAGAAACCATATAAACTGAAAGGTTAGATTCCCAGTTCATGTACATCAGCCAAATTACACCCAAAGCAACATAAAAGCCAAGGGTTAAGTACCAATTAGGACGTGGCATTGATTCTGCCTTATGCTTTACTTCTTCACCCTTATCTGCCATTCTCTCCTTGTGGTATTGAATAATTGGGCGATAGTTAAAGACAGTATTTAAACAAACTACTACAAAGAGCGCCCCAGCAATAATAAATAAGAGTGTTACAGAATAATCATAGACATATCCGACAATTAAAGTACCAATAACTACTCCCAAATTCTGGAAGAAGTATAGCATATTAAAAACAAATCTTGGTTGTTTAGATTTTAAAGATGTAGCAGTGGAATTAATCAAAGCACCATTCCAACCACCTAAAAATCCCGTCAATGTCATCCAAAGCCAATAAATTGGCCAAGTATGGTTCGCTGCCATTGAAAATAAAACAGCCGCATCCAAACCAGCTCCAGCAATTAATAGATAATATGGATTAAACCTATCATAGGCCCAGCCGGCAATAAAGGAACCAATCATGTTGGCAAGACAATTAAATAGTAATACTACACCTATCATGGCTAAAGATACATGTAGTCTCTTATTCAGAAATACTGATGTCAGTGGCCAAATGAAACTAGCTCCAATCCAGGTAAATAATTCACCTAATAAAAGCCAAGGCATTTTTATTTCATCATTTGGTTTAGCACCAAATTGTGTCTTCATGAAATGTCCTCCTTTAAATTAAATTCTGCTCTCTAGTCTATCAGGAATAAATTTTTTTGCACGTTTTGTTGACAATCAACATTATCAATTGATATTATATTTTTGTTGATAATCAACATTATTTACGATTTTATACTTAAGGAGACTTTATTATGACAACAGTTTTAGTTATTCAAGCTCATCCACATACAAAAAATAGTTTATCGGTAACAGTAGGCAAAAAATTTATTGATACTTATCGTAAAAATCATCCTAATGATAAAATTATTATTCGTGACTTATATGCCAATAGGGGTGTACCACCCTTAAACGACTTAACTATGGAAGCCTGGCGTAAAAAGAAATTTCAAGAAGAACTTGCCCCTGCAGAAGAAAAATTACTTACAGACCATGAAACATGGCTCGATGAATTCATGAATGCTGATAAATATATCTTTATTAATCCAATGTATAATCATTTTTTACCG encodes:
- a CDS encoding MDR family MFS transporter; the protein is MKTQFGAKPNDEIKMPWLLLGELFTWIGASFIWPLTSVFLNKRLHVSLAMIGVVLLFNCLANMIGSFIAGWAYDRFNPYYLLIAGAGLDAAVLFSMAANHTWPIYWLWMTLTGFLGGWNGALINSTATSLKSKQPRFVFNMLYFFQNLGVVIGTLIVGYVYDYSVTLLFIIAGALFVVVCLNTVFNYRPIIQYHKERMADKGEEVKHKAESMPRPNWYLTLGFYVALGVIWLMYMNWESNLSVYMVSLGIPFHLYSLLWTINAGTIVVVQAILAKYPNLFKTLFHQVVFGIVMFAISFITLIFAKDYPHFVFSMITLTLGEATAMPAMPAYVNELSPISSKGKYQGLTLSSQSIGRAVGPLFGGLMIDQFGYIPFFVVAAIGIFVLVAYLIPLHAHLKDKITLFSH